In Miscanthus floridulus cultivar M001 chromosome 5, ASM1932011v1, whole genome shotgun sequence, one genomic interval encodes:
- the LOC136454306 gene encoding protein RALF-like 33, whose translation MEKKVMMNTRLAVAAVVLLFGLLLAGQEAAAAGYAPATEAAEATPATPNEGKARASYGKDSKAECEVPGTCDRKLAAADSTRPGAEANPYTRGCSKITGCRG comes from the coding sequence ATGGAGAAGAAGGTGATGATGAACACGCGGCTGGCCGTGGCGGCCGTGGTGCTGTTATTTGGCCTGCTGCTGGCCGGGCAGGAGGCCGCCGCTGCCGGGTACGCCCCCGCCACCGAGGCCGCGGAAGCGACGCCGGCGACGCCcaacgagggcaaggcaagggcCAGCTACGGCAAGGATAGCAAGGCCGAGTGCGAGGTCCCCGGCACTTGCGACCGGAAGCTCGCCGCCGCCGACAGCACTCGCCCTGGGGCGGAGGCCAACCCATACACCCGTGGCTGCAGCAAGATCACTGGGTGCCGCGGCTGA
- the LOC136451612 gene encoding protein RALF-like 13, with translation MAAANNTARLAMAVAVVLCLLLATAPQEAAGVDQGQYLSYDKVLSCKVLGNCEKNQGPEAKRPGKPANDYTRGCSKIFKCRG, from the coding sequence atggcggcggcgaacAACACGGCGAGGTtggccatggccgtggcggtGGTGCTGTGCCTGCTGCTGGCGACGGCGCCGCAGGAGGCCGCCGGTGTCGATCAGGGGCAGTACTTATCGTATGACAAGGTGCTCAGCTGCAAGGTGCTAGGCAACTGCGAGAAGAACCAGGGCCCCGAGGCCAAACGCCCCGGGAAGCCGGCCAACGACTACACCCGCGGCTGCAGCAAGATCTTCAAGTGCCGCGGCTGA